One genomic region from Quercus robur chromosome 4, dhQueRobu3.1, whole genome shotgun sequence encodes:
- the LOC126721085 gene encoding protein FAR1-RELATED SEQUENCE 2-like isoform X1: MEIDLELPSCEHEKLDIGSNTNIDDVDSADRMYVEEDDVNSPTTSEHVEEVFGPNASVSTIQNEVDVNAVGLNGVNKSVTCEPHNGLEFETKEAAYSFYREYARSVGFGITIKASRRSKKSGKFIDIKIACSRFGSKRVSSSTMQPRPCLKTDCKAGLHIKRTPEEKWVVHSFIKEHNHDICPLDFYNSIRGYNKQPGIVACQKKGLQLALDEGDVQVMLDNFMYMQDDNPNFFYSIDFDHEKRLRSVFWVDAKGRHDYINFSDVVFFDTFYVRNKYKVPLVPIIGVNHHFQYILLGCALIGEETTLTFVWLMQTWLKSVGSQAPRVVITDQDKFLKEAVADVFPDARHCFCLWHILRRIFENLGGIINENEKFMAKFNKCIYRSWTDEQFEKRWWKMVDKFELKEDEWFHSLYEDRNKWVPTYMRDSFFAGLSTTERSESITSFFDRYICRETSFKEFIEQYRTFLEDRYYMEAEADFETRHKQPALRSLSPFEKQMSRVYTDAVFKKFQFEVLGVVSCHSQEEREDNGTVIYRVDDFEERQNFVVAWNKAELDICCLCHSFEYRGFLCRHAILVLQNCGLPNIPSHYILKRWTKDAKVRQPTSQISNGLHYRVLRFNDLCKRAMRLVEEGSLSEETYSIAFQALEEVLKHCVGVNNSVRSVLEPNKLAIHGFLDIEEENQNNSMAKSSKKKKTFKKRKGRSEPDGVTIGIQESCQQMEQMSSRAHNLDNCYVPQQDLQGVELSSRAPAFDEYFDAQQNINSVGQLNSNSPIRDDYFSNQQGLQGLGQLHSLASRVGQYGTQQSMQGLLQAQLSFKAPVIHGCFDIQDNLQDMEQTMGSSQFHNIATKHLPSKHLSRHLER; the protein is encoded by the exons ATGGAGATAGATCTTGAACTTCCTTCATGTGAACATGAGAAATTAGATATTGGATCAAATACAAATATTGATGATGTGGATAGTGCAGATAGAATGTATGTTGAGGAAGATGATGTAAATTCTCCTACAACAAGTGAACATGTTGAGGAAGTATTTGGACCAAATGCAAGTGTTTCCACTATTCAAAATGAAGTTGATGTTAACGCCGTTGGGCTGAATGGTGTTAACAAAAGTGTCACTTGTGAGCCCCATAATGGCTTGGAATTTGAGACAAAGGAGGCAGCATATTCTTTCTACAGAGAATATGCTCGGTCTGTGGGATTTGGCATCACTATAAAAGCCAGTAGGCGCTCAAAAAAATCAGGaaaatttattgatataaaaattgCTTGTTCAAGATTTGGAAGCAAACGTGTCTCTAGTTCAACCATGCAACCACGACCATGTTTAAAGACAGATTGCAAGGCAGGGTTGCATATAAAGCGGACACCTGAAGAGAAATGGGTTGTGCATAGTTTTATCAAGGAGCATAACCATGATATTTGTCCACTTGATTTTTATAATTCTATCAGGGGATATAACAAGCAACCCGGTATTGTTGCTTGTCAAAAGAAGGGTTTGCAGTTGGCCTTAGATGAGGGAGATGTACAGGTGATGCTTGACAATTTCATGTATATGCAGGATGACAATCCCAACTTCTTTTATTCAATAGACTTCGACCATGAAAAGCGCTTGAGAAGTGTGTTCTGGGTTGATGCAAAGGGTAGGCATGATTATATCAATTTCAGTGATGTAGTCTTCTTTGATACCTTTTATGTTAGAAACAAATATAAAGTTCCTTTGGTTCCTATTATTGGAGTTAATCATCATTTCCAGTACATTCTTCTGGGATGTGCATTGATTGGTGAGGAGACTACATTAACTTTTGTTTGGTTAATGCAGACCTGGCTTAAATCAGTAGGTAGCCAAGCTCCAAGAGTAGTAATTACTGATCAAGACAAGTTCTTGAAAGAAGCTGTTGCAGATGTATTTCCTGATGCACgccattgtttttgtttgtggcATATATTGAGgaggatttttgaaaatttgggtGGTAtcataaatgaaaatgaaaaatttatggCAAAATTTAACAAATGCATTTACCGGTCTTGGACAGATGAACAGTTTGAAAAGAGATGGTGGAAAATGGTTGATAAATTTGAACTGAAGGAGGATGAATGGTTCCACTCATTGTATGAAGATCGTAATAAGTGGGTCCCAACCTACATGCGGGATTCGTTTTTTGCTGGACTCTCTACAACTGAGAGATCTGAAAGCATAACCTCATTCTTTGACAGGTACATATGTAGGGAAACTTCATTCAAGGAGTTTATTGAGCAGTATAGAACATTTCTGGAAGACAGGTATTACATGGAAGCCGAGGCTGATTTTGAAACACGCCACAAACAACCTGCATTAAGATCTCTCTCACcttttgagaaacaaatgtCGAGAGTTTATACTGATGCAGTATTTAAGAAATTTCAGTTTGAGGTTTTGGGAGTGGTTTCTTGTCATTCGCAAGAAGAAAGGGAAGATAATGGGACTGTGATATACCGAGTTGATGATTTCGAAGAACGCCAGAATTTTGTTGTAGCTTGGAATAAAGCAGAGTTGGATATATGTTGTTTATGTCATTCATTTGAATATAGGGGTTTTCTTTGTAGACATGCAATACTTGTTCTTCAAAATTGTGGTCTTCCCAACATTCCATCCCACTATATTTTGAAGCGTTGGACAAAAGATGCAAAGGTCAGGCAGCCTACCAGTCAAATATCGAATGGGCTTCATTATAGGGTACTACGTTTCAATGATCTATGTAAACGGGCCATGAGATTGGTTGAAGAAGGTTCTTTATCTGAGGAAACTTACAGTATAGCATTTCAAGCATTAGAGGAAGTATTGAAACATTGTGTGGGTGTGAACAATTCTGTTAGGAGTGTTTTGGAACCCAACAAATTGGCAATTCATGGTTTCCTTGACATTGAAGAGGAGAATCAGAACAACAGCATGGCCAAGTCatctaagaaaaagaaaacatttaaaaaaagaaag GGACGCTCTGAGCCTGATGGAGTAACTATTGGGATTCAAGAGAGCTGCCAGCAGATG GAGCAAATGAGTTCAAGAGCACACAACCTGGATAATTGTTATGTTCCTCAACAGGACCTGCAAGGGGTG GAGCTAAGTTCTAGAGCTCCTGCTTTTGATGAATATTTTGATGctcaacaaaatataaattccgTG GGACAGTTGAACTCAAATTCTCCTATACGTGATGATTATTTTAGCAATCAACAGGGCTTGCAGGGGCTG GGACAGTTGCATTCGTTAGCATCACGCGTTGGTCAATATGGGACCCAACAGAGCATGCAAGGACTG TTGCAGGCACAACTTAGTTTCAAAGCGCCAGTGATTCATGGGTGTTTTGACATACAGGACAATCTGCAAGATATG GAACAGACCATGGGTTCCTCACAGTTTCACAACATTGCAACGAAGCATCTACCCAGTAAGCACCTTTCTCGGCACCTGGAAAGGTAG
- the LOC126721085 gene encoding protein FAR1-RELATED SEQUENCE 2-like isoform X2 — translation MEIDLELPSCEHEKLDIGSNTNIDDVDSADRMYVEEDDVNSPTTSEHVEEVFGPNASVSTIQNEVDVNAVGLNGVNKSVTCEPHNGLEFETKEAAYSFYREYARSVGFGITIKASRRSKKSGKFIDIKIACSRFGSKRVSSSTMQPRPCLKTDCKAGLHIKRTPEEKWVVHSFIKEHNHDICPLDFYNSIRGYNKQPGIVACQKKGLQLALDEGDVQVMLDNFMYMQDDNPNFFYSIDFDHEKRLRSVFWVDAKGRHDYINFSDVVFFDTFYVRNKYKVPLVPIIGVNHHFQYILLGCALIGEETTLTFVWLMQTWLKSVGSQAPRVVITDQDKFLKEAVADVFPDARHCFCLWHILRRIFENLGGIINENEKFMAKFNKCIYRSWTDEQFEKRWWKMVDKFELKEDEWFHSLYEDRNKWVPTYMRDSFFAGLSTTERSESITSFFDRYICRETSFKEFIEQYRTFLEDRYYMEAEADFETRHKQPALRSLSPFEKQMSRVYTDAVFKKFQFEVLGVVSCHSQEEREDNGTVIYRVDDFEERQNFVVAWNKAELDICCLCHSFEYRGFLCRHAILVLQNCGLPNIPSHYILKRWTKDAKVRQPTSQISNGLHYRVLRFNDLCKRAMRLVEEGSLSEETYSIAFQALEEVLKHCVGVNNSVRSVLEPNKLAIHGFLDIEEENQNNSMAKSSKKKKTFKKRKGRSEPDGVTIGIQESCQQMEQMSSRAHNLDNCYVPQQDLQGVELSSRAPAFDEYFDAQQNINSVGQLNSNSPIRDDYFSNQQGLQGLGQLHSLASRVGQYGTQQSMQGLLQAQLSFKAPVIHGCFDIQDNLQDMTMGSSQFHNIATKHLPSKHLSRHLER, via the exons ATGGAGATAGATCTTGAACTTCCTTCATGTGAACATGAGAAATTAGATATTGGATCAAATACAAATATTGATGATGTGGATAGTGCAGATAGAATGTATGTTGAGGAAGATGATGTAAATTCTCCTACAACAAGTGAACATGTTGAGGAAGTATTTGGACCAAATGCAAGTGTTTCCACTATTCAAAATGAAGTTGATGTTAACGCCGTTGGGCTGAATGGTGTTAACAAAAGTGTCACTTGTGAGCCCCATAATGGCTTGGAATTTGAGACAAAGGAGGCAGCATATTCTTTCTACAGAGAATATGCTCGGTCTGTGGGATTTGGCATCACTATAAAAGCCAGTAGGCGCTCAAAAAAATCAGGaaaatttattgatataaaaattgCTTGTTCAAGATTTGGAAGCAAACGTGTCTCTAGTTCAACCATGCAACCACGACCATGTTTAAAGACAGATTGCAAGGCAGGGTTGCATATAAAGCGGACACCTGAAGAGAAATGGGTTGTGCATAGTTTTATCAAGGAGCATAACCATGATATTTGTCCACTTGATTTTTATAATTCTATCAGGGGATATAACAAGCAACCCGGTATTGTTGCTTGTCAAAAGAAGGGTTTGCAGTTGGCCTTAGATGAGGGAGATGTACAGGTGATGCTTGACAATTTCATGTATATGCAGGATGACAATCCCAACTTCTTTTATTCAATAGACTTCGACCATGAAAAGCGCTTGAGAAGTGTGTTCTGGGTTGATGCAAAGGGTAGGCATGATTATATCAATTTCAGTGATGTAGTCTTCTTTGATACCTTTTATGTTAGAAACAAATATAAAGTTCCTTTGGTTCCTATTATTGGAGTTAATCATCATTTCCAGTACATTCTTCTGGGATGTGCATTGATTGGTGAGGAGACTACATTAACTTTTGTTTGGTTAATGCAGACCTGGCTTAAATCAGTAGGTAGCCAAGCTCCAAGAGTAGTAATTACTGATCAAGACAAGTTCTTGAAAGAAGCTGTTGCAGATGTATTTCCTGATGCACgccattgtttttgtttgtggcATATATTGAGgaggatttttgaaaatttgggtGGTAtcataaatgaaaatgaaaaatttatggCAAAATTTAACAAATGCATTTACCGGTCTTGGACAGATGAACAGTTTGAAAAGAGATGGTGGAAAATGGTTGATAAATTTGAACTGAAGGAGGATGAATGGTTCCACTCATTGTATGAAGATCGTAATAAGTGGGTCCCAACCTACATGCGGGATTCGTTTTTTGCTGGACTCTCTACAACTGAGAGATCTGAAAGCATAACCTCATTCTTTGACAGGTACATATGTAGGGAAACTTCATTCAAGGAGTTTATTGAGCAGTATAGAACATTTCTGGAAGACAGGTATTACATGGAAGCCGAGGCTGATTTTGAAACACGCCACAAACAACCTGCATTAAGATCTCTCTCACcttttgagaaacaaatgtCGAGAGTTTATACTGATGCAGTATTTAAGAAATTTCAGTTTGAGGTTTTGGGAGTGGTTTCTTGTCATTCGCAAGAAGAAAGGGAAGATAATGGGACTGTGATATACCGAGTTGATGATTTCGAAGAACGCCAGAATTTTGTTGTAGCTTGGAATAAAGCAGAGTTGGATATATGTTGTTTATGTCATTCATTTGAATATAGGGGTTTTCTTTGTAGACATGCAATACTTGTTCTTCAAAATTGTGGTCTTCCCAACATTCCATCCCACTATATTTTGAAGCGTTGGACAAAAGATGCAAAGGTCAGGCAGCCTACCAGTCAAATATCGAATGGGCTTCATTATAGGGTACTACGTTTCAATGATCTATGTAAACGGGCCATGAGATTGGTTGAAGAAGGTTCTTTATCTGAGGAAACTTACAGTATAGCATTTCAAGCATTAGAGGAAGTATTGAAACATTGTGTGGGTGTGAACAATTCTGTTAGGAGTGTTTTGGAACCCAACAAATTGGCAATTCATGGTTTCCTTGACATTGAAGAGGAGAATCAGAACAACAGCATGGCCAAGTCatctaagaaaaagaaaacatttaaaaaaagaaag GGACGCTCTGAGCCTGATGGAGTAACTATTGGGATTCAAGAGAGCTGCCAGCAGATG GAGCAAATGAGTTCAAGAGCACACAACCTGGATAATTGTTATGTTCCTCAACAGGACCTGCAAGGGGTG GAGCTAAGTTCTAGAGCTCCTGCTTTTGATGAATATTTTGATGctcaacaaaatataaattccgTG GGACAGTTGAACTCAAATTCTCCTATACGTGATGATTATTTTAGCAATCAACAGGGCTTGCAGGGGCTG GGACAGTTGCATTCGTTAGCATCACGCGTTGGTCAATATGGGACCCAACAGAGCATGCAAGGACTG TTGCAGGCACAACTTAGTTTCAAAGCGCCAGTGATTCATGGGTGTTTTGACATACAGGACAATCTGCAAGATATG ACCATGGGTTCCTCACAGTTTCACAACATTGCAACGAAGCATCTACCCAGTAAGCACCTTTCTCGGCACCTGGAAAGGTAG